From the genome of Burkholderia cepacia ATCC 25416:
TCGAACGCGAACTGCACTACGGTCACGCGACCGTGCGCGATCACGTCACGTTCACGCCGAATCAGCAGGTCCGCTACGACATCCGCGCCGCCGACGGCGAGATCGGCGGCTCGCTGACGATGACGATCGAGGAACGCGACGACCACGAGCTGTTCCTGCGTTTCGAATACCGCACGACGCTGGTCGTCACCGACGACAGCGAAGACGCGCGCCAGACGCACGGGATCGTCAAGGAGGCGTACCGCACGTCGGATATCGACACGGTTCGCCTGATCCGCGAGTACGCGCAGGGCCGCAAGGATCCCGATCCGCTGCACTGAACCCGGCGGCGGCCTGCGGGCCGCCCCTTTGATTCAAGCTATCAGATTCACCATTCCGATCGATAAAGAGTTTTTGTAAATGGGAATAGTTATCATTTAGAATTCATTCCATCGTATCGACAGTCACCGATCAACCGAATGACCGACACCATGCGCCCGACCACGCTGACCTTGCGCCGCCCGACCGGCACCGCAGGCAGCAGCCGCCAGAAGACGGCAGCGGTCACCACGCCGGCGAAGCCCGCCGGCAACCGCGATGCAGGCACGCGGGTCGTCAGCAGCGATGCGCTGCTGCAAGGCCAAAGCCACGTCAGCATCGCGCATAACGGAGAGACCTATCAGTTGCGCGCCACACGGCTCGGCAAACTGATCCTGACGAAGTAACGACAGAGTATTGTGGGGACC
Proteins encoded in this window:
- a CDS encoding SRPBCC family protein, translating into MNFEHLIQINSDDPAVPTLTRDQLWEGLVLRAEQPQLFVLGLDSCVVHERTETTLERELHYGHATVRDHVTFTPNQQVRYDIRAADGEIGGSLTMTIEERDDHELFLRFEYRTTLVVTDDSEDARQTHGIVKEAYRTSDIDTVRLIREYAQGRKDPDPLH
- the hemP gene encoding hemin uptake protein HemP → MTDTMRPTTLTLRRPTGTAGSSRQKTAAVTTPAKPAGNRDAGTRVVSSDALLQGQSHVSIAHNGETYQLRATRLGKLILTK